Part of the Pieris brassicae chromosome 5, ilPieBrab1.1, whole genome shotgun sequence genome is shown below.
TATACGTAGCAACAAACATGATCCTTATAgtcattgtaattttaattttactacagatatatttaaatacgaaTCAGGCAAACATCGTGCAAAAGTTTGTTGTCGGAATTACATTGAATTTGCCTCAAGTTATACAGTTTTGTTTTCTTGCCTTTTACACCACGCAGGTAAGATGTATCACGGTAATATTGGCAAGAATAACCGAGCACTGCAAAAGTTTAAAAGTGTCTGATGAAGCGAATATGAGTATAAGGCAAATGGAGATGGTTTATATGAAGgtgtttgaaattaaaatggacataaataaagtgtttgAAGGGCCTATTTTAGCTTCACTTTTCCAATCTTTTCATGCGTTGGTGAACGAagcttatttaatatattacgcAGAACTGCATACCAGCGACACTTCGAAGGCtactgtatataataatgCTGTTTGGATTACAtgccaattcataaaaatatattggctATCTTATTCAGGAAATACATTAAAGGCTGAGgtatgtttgtttaattattgagctgtaaataattatactgtttCTCTTCCTGAGCCCAATTACAAACACCAGACCTTACGGGGTTCTTTGGTACTCCATTTATAAATCCAGTTTCAATCTACTTTTCCTTGCCACCAGATTGTGATTCTAGTAAGAACCTTGAGGTTATTGGGTCTGGTACATTTCCCAACCTTACCTGTTTGTACGTTTTATTAACTGGAATTTATTTGCGTAGTCATTGATAAAATTCTTAATTGATGCGAATATACCTAACACTGGCATCGCAACCACTTGTAAATcgttaattttatacacaaattCTACATTAGGACAAAAGAAGTTTTATATGGTAAAcctttttcgaaaaaaaaaacgatttttttacaaatatatatataatatatcatatcaatttaattatcGCATTAAAATTCGAGACTTCATACACTCAAAATCTGAAATGGTTGACTGTCAATAACATTAAATGTGGTTACTGACGTTGCagactaataaattatttgatatagaTTGTTTTAATTCATTCATAGAATTGTTTTAGGCTTTAAAAATTGGTGAGGCTCTCCACTACATGTCAACAGAAGGGCAAGAGTTACGATGGATGATGGAGGTAAGAAAAAATAGTAACACAAAAGTCTGTATagagaattaattttttttaattctcttCTGAGCATCTTACGGCTCGTAccaatttctttgttttaataaataaataaaaatcatcaaTGTTTCAGGTACAACATTTCTCTACAATGCTTAAATATCAATCTATGGATATTAGTGTGTTTGGCTATTTCTCATTAAATGCTTCTTTAATGTTCAATGTAAGTGTTGCGTTCTATatcaagattatttttaaaaaaagtggggccaaaatatacatacattgcTTGTTTACGAGTTTACAAAacgaaaataaacttattgaaAACGCCAGTACATGCGTAACATAGCATGGGCATTATACAAAACTTTGTTCTGCATATGCTAtatcatatacatacattttttacagATGTCTGCCTCAGCAATGACCTACCTGATTATTATGGTGCAGTTTGCTTAAAGACTATTACGAGTAGTTCATCGATGTCATTATTGTACTGTTTCAATCGCTTGAAAACCTGAAACATtacctgtatatatatataaacttgtgAATTAAATCGTGAGAAAATATTCTCAATCTAGTTCAggtctttaattttataaaattaatcaataaaatctatgTCGTTGATACCTTGGAGGATTGGGCGGGCTTTGGTATGGGGTACTACTTCTGTGGACACGTTCGTTTTACATCCCTCGGACAAGTAAAAAGCTGGGGGAGTCGTAGAGCAAGcggaaaattatattcaaatataagtgtttcctccaacttcaattttgttccctttggagtagaaactcttgggccgtggggttcaagtgaaGTAGGttcttattaaagatttaagttggcgcctggtagatagtactggtaACCCAGAGCTAGTggtttcctcgctcaacgaataactATCGCGAGTAAAGGCTGCCAACATTAAAGATACAATGCCAAAGggacaaaagtttttatatttgtttaatttttaattataaatatttatatttttttattattgttaaactagtatgtaggttaagaatattgtaaatactacacaattaaagattaatataaaacctttataattaatagtatcacgcaactatttttttagttttaatactactttaatttcaaattaaggtttaaaatcttttaaaattttctgtcTTTCGCCTTCGTtggtagaaaaaaaaactaacaatataaaaaaaggtatttaatacattgaaagttttataaatacacatcatctagttaaataaagattatttaaatatcacaaaaaaatatttctacataatcaaacaaattgacattttttatttttataacatgattttattttataatatattataacgttatttgagaaaatatatattttattcggaTTCATACAAAACACTTAATGCGAATACAGTTGTCAGTTCTCTCTCGCGTGTGGGGCACGCACAAACATACGTAGATGTCCTTACTTTTACTTTCTTggtaactattaaaaaaaaactgaaatgttGATtgtagctaacttcagggtgtgcgcgcgcatcgtaaaatttacttttataatatttccctagcgcgccaaaagaagtataacttcaaaaatgtcTACAaacattcatttttttattatttctcctCCATCCAGGATAGTTTTTGGCCCgtatgttttcttaataatttacaattcgTTGGATAAAAATGTTAGTCAAAATGCTATTACAATTGGCAAGCTACTGGGCCGGCCATTTCCCTACATACAGAAATGGCGCCAAAACTCATCACACACCATGTTAGGCTACCACAGAGAAGAAAAAACATATAGACATGACGTGTTTGTAACCGTTCactaagaaaaaataattaaacctattatttaaaaattaagtagtGTAAAAGAAGTCAAGctacaattaatttatctatttcgttcataaaatataatttctataaaaaatagttttcaagTTTGAAATGCAACGATGTTAGTGATAGTCCGCAAAATCATTTCCACTTTATAGAGAACTGGTAACCTAAAACCAAttcgaaaacatttttttacttaaatacaaTGCATGTTTATGTAGAAAGTATGTTTAAGTTGAAACAGTCAtcaatgaaatgaaataattagttTACTTTTAACCAAATAGAATACAAGTTTTACACGTAACATGTGATGTCgggaatatattatattcatgaaTTCACTGTTATTAACTGTCATTAGTGAATATTTGATGAAACAGCTACGACCTACATACAATCTAAAAATGTTTGAGTGCCACAGTCGTCAGAAAATAATGtctatatttagaaatattttgctATCTTAGTCATCCATAAAGGAGAGTTTAACAACGACAGAGCACAACCTCTTTCGGACTCATACCAATTAGTATAAACTTTTCGaagataaaacaaatttatgtcCCCGTTCCGAAATCAATATATCTACAGTTTTCGTTgcgtcacatttatttatcttaatattgataatattctttatttttaatatctatctTTTATATGCATCAGCTGGGAGTGCTTACTTCGCCAATCTGCCAAAACATATGAATTACTTATTTAAGAactaaaattttctaattgtATGCGTTACAGCGTATGTAAGTGGTTTTTTAAGTCGttataaatgtttagaaatattaaatagaataatttgGAGCTGGACGAAAATGCCACCATTTAACAACGGCAAAAAATTACTCAAAAAAATAGCTGTGCAATGCTATATAATACTTCTGGGTATAATGGTAGTATTGATATtcgtatatattgtataagaCGTAGCAGTTCTACGCAACATGGCACTCcagccgcgaagcgtagagGTGCACGAATTAGACTCTGACcacttcccggttcactttgaattcggccctccCTCCCTTCTAACACTCAAGAGAAGTCaattgtcgactggcagaagCTAGACGAGGCTGTCAAGCCTGTCGATACCTCTTACCTCTCAAACATTCTCGACAATCTAGTGTCGTCAgctcacgcgttagacgcgatctcGTCGGTCACTAATGTGTCCCTTGGTGGACGTTCTTCTAGTGATTAAATCACGTAAACtttgtttattcattactTCTGTCATATAACACTTACGaacaaacaacaacaaaacaatataatttaaacttctCTTTTTTGGTAGTCAGTTAACTAAATATTGATTCTCTGTATTTAAATAGCAATGCAATTCCTGcgtaaatcaattaaaatggCTCACGTTCCTCGTTCTGGTGGTAGTTGCCGCTCGGGGAACCCAATGTAATCCAAGGGGATAAGTATGTACGGCGCACGGCGATGATAAATATTAGCCTGGAATATTCGGCAAATACgctaaatattgtatgtataaacaaTACGAAATGAGAAAACCTAAAATACGaaaccatggagagtgttcagaggagttcttcggattaatacctgcagctgagtttcatcatcggacgtcgaggcagaatacgaaattccacccgtatcacctcgtcgtccgccgttccacgactgagcgtttttcaaggcaatttttgccgcgcaccaccgctatgtggaaccagctgcccactgaagtatttccgaaccaattcgacttagggtccttcaagaaaagagcgtacaaattcttaaaaggccggcaacgcactcgcgagccctctggcattgagagtgtccatgggcagcggtatcacttaacatcaggagagcctcctgcccgtttgccccctattttattaaaaaaaaccaactttaattcgtaaaataatttaactttatatcaaTTGAGTTATcttttattgcttaatataCTTCCATTGACCTATTTTACGGAATACTGAATGATTTAcgtattcatatagataatattgcgATAAATAGCTAAAAGTTAATTCCTTCGTTCACTTTTTTATATCTCACTTATCTTAGCGGAAGAACTCGTAACTGCTCGATGTGAAACTTTAGCAGATTCACTGCTcgaatattctttatttttggtTTCCAATACAGCCTatgattttagaaatatacaCTGCAAGGCTCCATCCACAGTAATAATTTGATGTGATGTTGAAGATCGTTAGGTCGCCGCACTAACCGGTGTCTCGTCGTATTTCcgtattaattgttattatttctcgGATTCTTCTTTGTTCCCCTTATGGGCCACCATGTTCACCATTTCTTTAGCGGAAAGATggtgtaaattaaatgcccagatacttaataaattaatataattaaaaaaaagaatgtgaATTGTACAGTGATCGTAGGTCAAGTGACATAAGTAGACAGATTTGTATGAAGAATCTTTAAGCCCCTGATGCGGCAATGTTCACGCGATGGTGTTTTGGCGTAATATTTGCGCAGGCGTTAAGTCTGAACAAACGTTATGGTCCCCTCGATCCATCAGTCCCGGAGTCCCTCAAGGCTCGGTCCTCTCACCTTCATTTCAGGATGGTTACCGGCAACATTCCGAGGGCTCCCACTTTGGAGCTAGCCCtcttacttaattattttggcACAGTTTGCAGAATAGTGCAATTCAAAAAACACACAAATCCTAAGACGCGGATAATTATATTTCCACCTAccaatattgtaatgtatttcGATTATAtcgcaaatataaatatcatatcatgcggtataaatatttaatattaagtttttcttCTTCAGGGCACCTGAAAGtttcattaatgttttttttagtatgtatggatagtttttaatgtatagtTAATAGACctgaagaagaaaaaacataatattaaactacatttatatttaattgctcATTTGGAATACCACTTTTTGACTCCAAATGATTTCACTTGATATAATGCTATAATAGCGGTACACAAAGCGAAACTCCACTCCGTCATGAGAAAGAAATCCTTGGTATTCAGTAGTTACCAAAAAACTGTGCGAGAACGAGAATAAAGTAGGATAGGCTAGTGGAGACGAGCTCACCGTCCTCACTCTCACCCTCGCATTCCTTCGAGGTGGGTCTGGATGGCGCCTTAGATCATATTACCCTTACTTACCTTAGGAACCGGTATTTTGTATCATGTATCCACGAAtcgatttacaaaaaaaatggcTTTTCTATTATCAATCAAGACGGGCCACTCTGTGGGCTACATTGGTCATACTTACACTTGGCAACGTCAACGGTGAGAATGTCAAAGTTCAACACATAAGTGACAATTTGCACAAGTCAATGTGTACgaagatatttaaattatttataatttttcgcTCCAGTCATTTTGATTTCGATGTTTTGCTCGAAATCTGctaagaattaatttattttaataataagtatttccAACTGCTGTCTACTTGTTGGGgaattaaatacttataatatagttaaattacataattctaattcctaataagtaattaattttgtgagTTTAATTTATCTGCAGTTGTGGAGAGAATACACAGGATGGTGAGTtagtttatgtttattaaaaatttaaacagggTTCGTGGTGAACCCGTTCGCGCCAAAAATTTGTGTAAAACACtgattactattttataattaatttcaaccTCTTACCGGCTGAAACCGAAGCCATCTTGGCAATTACCCGGCCGCCATGTCATTGTAGAATCACATGGTGAGAATTAGTGAATAGTCGTGTTGAAGATTTATGctagtgataataataatttatttggaaaaataattagtgttgTATCCAGAATAGTTGTGAATAtgataaatagttatattcaGGTAGGTATAGAATAAAATGAAGTTTTAATCActaatcaatattttcttgTTAAGAGATAATACATGTAGTAGTTTACCGGTGTAAACACAGTGCAAAAAACTccgattaaattaaatagatttaaacgAATTGCATATTATTCAATACAGATGCAATAATATGCTAGTTAAggttcaaaattattttttaacaagttttaacaaaatttctctttaatatcaataaagaaaaaaaaactgaccTACTTTTCAATCGTAGCTttggaatatataaaaaatacaaatatttttagataattgTCGGTTCTTAAGCTAATGTTTCAAATCATGAGGGTAGGGAGCCAATAGAGCCCAAGGCAAAACATTCAGATAatctattatatgtataaatatgcAACCAATTAATGCTAGAAAGCTTTAAATCTAATTAGAGGATATAAAAAGGTTCCTAAAATGTGAATGTAAATGTGATTTTGTCTAATAGATTATttgctattatattttattgattatttgcCCTTTAAATAGGTGGTGGGCATTATAGAAAGGATATGTTTTACAGCAAACAGTAATCTATTTCAAAACACTTGAAGGTTTGCCAACTGTTtctaataagtttaattaactattaactaGGGTAATAGTATTTGAGGGTaatcttgttttatatattcttgcAAATTAGAAATTACATTAGAATCATTTAATTTCCGTCACTACATTTCTGAATGCAGCTTTGTTCTTGTGGAGGATAtactaaatttcatttattagaaataaattttgaaagaataatattttgaaaaccATTTCAACAGATGGATGGAGGTGTTGTTCACCCTCATCCAGGGGTGGTACACGGCGGTATGCCAGGTGTAGTCCATGGTATGCCAGTGCATGGAGGTGGACCTGATGGGGAACATGCCCCTCATGGTCCAAGGCGTCGGTACCAAAATAGACCTAAGCCACCAAACAATTTGGAAAGGCTACCATTAGATGAAGCAGCTAAGAGGGTacttattctatttatttaaatccatTTTATAGATTGGTTTCATGTTTGGGAACAAAACTAAGCCCATTAAAATCTAtcttattaatgtataatgaCAAGAGGTACTCAAGAGGTTTATGAAGTTAGgtgttttaaatacacaacAGTCTTACACTACAAGGTTgtacattttcaaataaaaataatccctAACTCatgatgataataaaaaattgttactgtTAGTGAATATTGCTCAGAAAATTTACCTACAAATTATTGTAGTTATACTGTTCTTACTGtatatacatgtattttaacaaatatacagtgGTTATTGTATAATTGGAAACACTACCAATGGTCCTTGCCATGTAAGATCCTTCACCTCAAtcgtttctatttttaaattaaacaataaataggaaaacaaaattttcaatgATTTATCAttcattagaaaaataatacaaattccATTACACAAGTGCATCAGTTTTACGGTATGAACAATAATGATCAACTAATtagaaacaacaacaaaaaactagtaacaattgtttttcaagtattagtattattatatacaaaatagatACTCATATCAACAGCCTAccaataatgataataataataagcctttttatttcctGTTTTACAATAGTTGGTAGTTGCTATATTACAGTAAacaaaaattgatttttgtttgaaCATACTAATGTTAGCTTAGATtatgttagtaatatatagtattattacattaattatttataaattaacaggACTTCCCCTTACGGGTTTGGGTAAAGACCTCCTCAAAAGATGCCCATTTTTGTCGGTCTTGTGCTATGGAGTGCCAGTTTATGCCAGCTGATCTTTTCAGGTCATCTTCCCAGCGGTCTAAGGGTCTCCCCTTCCGCCTCTTGCCTGGTAGTCCTTTCCATTGTAACTTGTTTGGTCCACTTTCTGCTAGACATTCTCGCTACATGGCCAGCCCAATACCATTTCAGTTTTTGACCAAAAGTTAAAGTGTTTGTAACTTTAGTGACGGCTCTAATCTTTGTGTGTCATATTTTGTCCATtttctttatgttttatacttataattaatatttagtggCGCATTCCTTATCTTTAATAACGATGCAACGACGCGGCATTGATGCAatcaatttcataatttttttataggacaAATGCTTCAAAtagttagtttttatttgcaaCTTCCTTTTTAACAATACACGATAAATAGATTTTCATTCGGGTTTTAATTCGGACTATTTGCTGGCCAGTCTAAACTCTGTTAGCTAAGGAAACATTTGACGCTATTGGCTGTTTGTGTCGGGGCTGTGGATGTGTTAGGGTCATTGTTATGCTGAAAGATCTATGTTACAGGCAAATGATTGTCCAAGTAGGGTATTGTTGTGTGCTCTAagatacttttttattgtccTGGATCCATTGTACCTTCAATCACATGAACAAATCCAACTCCACATCCGGATCACTTTTTCCATTCTTGTACCGTTCAATTAGCACATTTTttagctaataataatagctcCTTTCGGTGCTGCTTGGTAAGAAGTAGTACCTATAAAGAGTTTCTTCTAAACAATTTAGCTTCCACTAACTAATCTTCAGTATAGCACCAGATCTTTCTCAGGTCATCAGGCAAAAAACTTCATTTTTAGTCTGGCCTTTACTTGGGTCTTTTTTAGCAACACGAATGATTAGCATATCTTCTCTGGGAATCGTTTTTCTTGGCCGTGTCTTTCTAAACACATTTCTAACACTTCCATGTGTTTTATAATGATCAGTTGCATTAATAACCTTAACAGAACAATTTAAACGCTCTGCTATTCTTCTGTACGCCCATTTATTTGCCTAGTTGACGCGTCACAACTATTATTGCCCattttgtacaaaaataaagttctGATTAATTTGCATttcattagttttttatttaagtgggTATATATGTATTGCATGATCATTAattatgtgtatatttttacgaACATTTGTACATTGAGGTTATACTTTCTTATTttgatgttaataaatttattagaagtGTTTCTAATTATATGACCActgtgtataataaagatacCTTTTTTCACAAGACctactttttattatgtgttctATTGAGTCTGTACATAccaagttaaataatttatattattctatagGAGATGGAGTCCTTGCCAATGAAGACACCAGTGTCAGTGCTTCAAGAATTGCTTGCCCGTCGAGGAACAGTTCCAAAGTATGAGTTAGTGCAGATTGAGGGCATGATTCATGAACCAACCTTCAGATACCGGGTCACTGTTGCTGATTTAGTTGGTGAGTTAAAATAtctgaatttaatatttaaatttttttttatgaataacaataaatgCAAACACTGTAAACTGGCAATGTAAGCAACTAATTGAATGAGGCAAATACATTctacattgaaaaaaaaatattatgaatcaAAACTAAGACTTGATCATGTTATATGTcaagtaaatagttttattatatttttcacagCAATGGGCACCGGCAGATCAAAAAAGGAGGCAAAACACTCGGCAGCAAAGGCACTTCTTGATAAATTGACAGGTGCAGCACCTGCTGATCAGAACACTAATGGCAATGTACCAGAGACGTGAGTACAAAAAAGATTTCATAAGTTTCTATAGTTCAGAAttcatatttagatttttttacaatatattttagccTGCACTAATTTTGATTCAAtaacattacaattaaatattttgtaaaatgtctttgatttaaaaataaaatattatttttttataattagaaacttgcatatgtaatttttcagccttaaaaaatattataaaaaatgtgatttTAGGGGTGCAGTTGTGTCTTCATTTGAAGACAAATTATTGGGTAACCCTGTGGGATGGCTTCAGGAGTTGTGCATGTCTCGCTTCTGGCCTCCTCCATCATACCATGCAGAGAATGATGACAACGTTAATAGACGTATGTTTTGTTAGTAGTCTTCATCTTGATATTTttactctttttttatttatcttaattagTCACTTACTGCATGTTAAAAAACGCAGTTTGGTATTTGCCTTTTATGAACTACTACTTTAAGTGCAGGTAGGgttaataagtataaattCTTGTACCCGCTCAGTGGGGTATGGGGCAGAATTTGTCTACCCCATTCtcatgtttttttgtattatggcTGAGATTCAAACCCAGGTCCCTAGGGTGTGTACTGTGTTGAGTTACTAACCTAGCCAGGTTATTGTCAGAATTGCCagaattatatgtatttatataatcttttaatattgaatttacttttttatatcaaagttTTGGTTAAATATGTTGATTTatcttaagttttaattaaacataattaacatggttcaaaaatatttcaggtCTTCCACATGAGCGCCAATTTACTATTATATGCACCTTACTGAAGCGTCGTGAAGTTGGTACAGGCAAGTCTAAGAAATTGGCCAAAAGACAAGCTGCTTACAAGATGTGGCAGGCACTTCAAGATAACCCACCTGAGACTTTCCAACCCGAGGACGAggtaataatataactaaaaacttATCAATAGTGGAAATACGTCtagataaacaataaaatcttaattgGCTTTAAATTTAAGCCGGTTACATGGACgcttcatttaataatttagtcaTGTAAAACAATGTCTAATGTTGTCCCATGTTTGTTACAATGTCATTtccattcaaaaataattgtaactttGGAACTAACCCAAATCCATATTTCACAATGAGcctagtatttttattgtcataATCAAATATAGAATGTGAGTTGGACATTTAGTtgtcatttaaaaacatttgattTGAGACTCCATGAAAAGTAGAAAGATTTTTCTAGGCTTTGCCGTTTAACATGCTTGCTAGagaataacatatttaaaaaacattgaaatgtATACAATGATTAACAAACCTGTTACTTAACAATTGCAATGTTTTGGTAAATtttgaaatgtattattaaataaattaccacTAATTGCTTGCTTTCACATATTATGCTTTACATGCACTTATATTTTCAGGCGATACAATCAGACATAAAAATGCAAAAACTTTGcactttcataaaattatttaaattttgattcaGAGCATCTAtgaggtatatttttaataaacttaaaatatattttcgaatAAGGACCTTGAAACaactaaagaaaatttattcactatataaacaaattcaaagaCACAAGTGGCTCTCTAAGGCACTTGGCCAGGTCTTTTACTATCTTTCATCGGCTCTTGCGACAGGAGGGTACtttcaaaaattctaaatttttataattggtgTTGTTTTCTAGGGCGGTGTCGCATCACGTTATGCCGACTTGAAAGATAGTAAAATCTCCACATTAACCACAAGTCACAGCCACAAGGTGTCGCAGTTTCACAAACACCTCAAACAGTCTGTCGGGCCCAACCTGGCCAAGTTGCAGGTATGCATTTCATTACTTTGCATGAGGGCATGATTTCTATGGTATGTGCTAATACAAAATGTGAAAGACTTCTCTGAGTGTGccttgcattaaaaaaaattgttataaatttacattaatactaaaattgttgtaaCTTTTAACCGCTTTTTACTTTTGATGGGTAATCAAAATTGAATTGATTGGATTTCAAACCCaacctttatattaattaaataaaaatttaaactgattttaaatttttaatcagTTGTAGTAATTTAACAAGTATATAActacattttaattagttaaattgatgataataaaaagatttGGGCGGtttgaattgaatatttttatgaagttctttttttgttatacgCTTGGGATTGCTTTTTTATTCGCTGCTTTTTCTGggttatttgtaattattccAAATGTTACATAAAGCACTGTGCGAATGTCATTTATAAACACTATTAGTTTAAGGAACATAATCTGTTTCATTTTCTATGAAGTTGATGTTACAAGTAGTGCTTGTCGCTTACGGAGCAGTGTTGCCCTACCCTGGGTGTGTGACTCTAAAGTTGTAGATTGGAAtgccggctgtgcaccaatgaacaaatgatcaccaaacaaatacagaaatctgacgcAAACCCAAAGccatgaatttttttaagtcgCAGAAATACTGCTTATGTGTCTTAAAGTGCTATCAatgtgtgaataaataatttgttataaaatagatttgtatgaatgatttaaaaattccaGGTAACCCCGCTGAACAACAAAGATTTCAACTTTGTGAAGTTCCTTCAAGAGATAGCCACGGAGCAGTCGTTTGAAGTGACTTATGTGGACATAGAAGAGAAGTCAATGGCCGGTCGCTGTCAATGCCTCGTCCAGCTCTCGACTCTTCCGGTGGCCGTCTGCTACGGGTCGGGGCTCACGAGCAAAGATGCCCAGTCTTCGGCGGCTCACAACGCCCTCGAGTACCTCAAAATCATGAACAAGAAGTGAATCCGAACCGTTCGCCCCATACAGATTTATTATACGTAAAA
Proteins encoded:
- the LOC123709697 gene encoding interferon-inducible double-stranded RNA-dependent protein kinase activator A homolog isoform X1 yields the protein MINSYIQMDGGVVHPHPGVVHGGMPGVVHGMPVHGGGPDGEHAPHGPRRRYQNRPKPPNNLERLPLDEAAKREMESLPMKTPVSVLQELLARRGTVPKYELVQIEGMIHEPTFRYRVTVADLVAMGTGRSKKEAKHSAAKALLDKLTGAAPADQNTNGNVPETGAVVSSFEDKLLGNPVGWLQELCMSRFWPPPSYHAENDDNVNRRMFCLPHERQFTIICTLLKRREVGTGKSKKLAKRQAAYKMWQALQDNPPETFQPEDEGGVASRYADLKDSKISTLTTSHSHKVSQFHKHLKQSVGPNLAKLQVTPLNNKDFNFVKFLQEIATEQSFEVTYVDIEEKSMAGRCQCLVQLSTLPVAVCYGSGLTSKDAQSSAAHNALEYLKIMNKK